The Camelus dromedarius isolate mCamDro1 chromosome 8, mCamDro1.pat, whole genome shotgun sequence genome includes a window with the following:
- the SPMIP5 gene encoding sperm-associated microtubule inner protein 5, with translation MKSSKTFMRQLPVTPGYSGFVPYLSCQGTSGEDDMSPCLKIFQENTQRYKDQLEEFRCSVATARKLKPVCSEETVLRALHQYHRQYHPLSLECKYIKKPLQEPPIPGWAGYLPRARVTELGCATRYTVMARNCYRDFLNLVEQAKRAHLKPYEEIYGVKSTPPSPLPSPPVLQHEGLLPKHPDFSLPGASCPTLARALMDDPRPPATCDCTQRPSVSCHGKIYLEPLSSAKYTEG, from the exons ATGAAGTCTTCCAAGACCTTCATGAGACAGCTGCCGGTCACACCAGGCTACAGTG GCTTCGTGCCCTACCTTAGCTGCCAGGGAACCTCCGGTGAGGATGACATGTCGCCCTGTCTGAAAATCTTCCAGGAGAACACACAGCGATATAAAGACCAGCTGGAGGAATTTCGCTGCTCGGTGGCCACTGCCCGGAAACTGAAGCCCGTCTGCTCGGAGGAGACGGTCCTGCGCGCGCTGCACCAGTACCACCGGCAGTACCACCCCCTGAGTCTGG AAtgcaaatacataaagaaaccgcTGCAGGAGCCCCCGATCCCTGGCTGGGCGGGCTACCTGCCGAGAGCCAGGGTCACTGAATTAGGCTGTGCCACCCGGTACACCGTCATGGCCAGAAACTGCTACAGGGACTTCCTGAACCTCGTGGAGCAGGCCAAGAGAGCGCACCTGAAACCGTATGAAGA AATATATGGAGTCAAGTCCACAccaccttctcctcttccttctcccccagtTTTGCAGCATGAAGGGCTGCTGCCCAAACATCCAGATTTCTCTCTTCCAG GTGCCAGCTGTCCTACCCTTGCAAGAGCCCTGATGGATGACCCCAGACCTCCAGCGACATGTGACTGTACCCAGAGGCCAAGTGTGTCTTGCCATGGGAAGATTTATCTAGAGCCACTGTCCTCAGCAAAGTACACAGAAGGGTAG